A genomic segment from Nicotiana tabacum cultivar K326 chromosome 7, ASM71507v2, whole genome shotgun sequence encodes:
- the LOC107798390 gene encoding pentatricopeptide repeat-containing protein At5g19020, mitochondrial-like, which yields MIIGFRHKPSFHLLVPIFSLSFPSPKWVSSSAQKTPSSQTPLNHQPHLQITKKQKPNYEFSLVSAFKSCSTDSCITQGQQLHSLVLKSGLESNIYILNSLITFYVKCGLVADAKTIFDTCTRLDVVSCNIMLCGYVKFGLLVEARVVFDKMPERNCVSYTTMIMGLVQKGYWSEAIWGFRDMRYFGVGPNEVTMVNVISAYLHYGGVEAGKMLHGLVLKVGVMDFVHVSTNLLHLYCLSGCLKDASMLFNEMPQKNVVSWNVMLNGYTKAGLVDLSREVFEQIADKDVVSWGTIIDGYLQVGRLSEAVRMYSEMLYTGLRPNDVMIVDFLSTCGQVMSIYEGRQFHGVAVKKGFDILDFIQATIVHFYAACGEVDLARLQFEVGNKNHVACWNALIAGLIRNRKIDEARHLFDQMPARDVFSWSSMISGYSQSEQPDLALELFHEMLANGVKPNEITMVSVLSSIATLGSFKEGRWAHDYICKNSIPLNDNLSAALIDMYAKCANVNDALAVFNQVREKAVDVSPWNAIICGLAMHGHVHLSLDIFSDLRRRTIKPNSITFIGVLSACCHAGLVEAGEQHFQSMTKLYNVKPNVKHYGCMVDLFGRAGRLKEAEELIRSMPMEADTIIWGTLLAACRTHGNTEIGERAAENLARVEPSHGPSRVLLSNIYADAGKWDDAFLVRQAMRSRGLTRSTAYSGVVR from the coding sequence ATGATCATTGGATTCAGACACAAGCCATCCTTTCACCTTCTCGTTCCAATATTTTCACTCTCCTTTCCCTCTCCAAAATGGGTCTCTTCGTCAGCTCAAAAAACACCATCTTCACAAACCCCATTGAATCACCAACCCCACCTCCAAATCACCAAGAAACAAAAACCTAATTACGAATTCTCACTTGTTTCAGCCTTCAAGTCTTGTTCAACTGATTCATGTATCACACAAGGCCAACAACTTCATTCCCTTGTCTTAAAATCTGGCCTTGAATCCAACATTTACATCCTAAATAGCTTAATCACTTTTTATGTAAAATGCGGATTAGTAGCTGATGCTAAGACAATCTTTGACACTTGTACTAGGTTAGATGTAGTGTCTTGTAACATAATGTTGTGTGGGTATGTGAAATTTGGGCTTTTGGTCGAAGCTCGtgtggtgtttgataaaatgcccgAGAGAAATTGTGTGTCTTATACGACTATGATAATGGGTTTGGTACAGAAGGGGTATTGGAGTGAGGCTATTTGGGGTTTTCGGGATATGAGGTACTTTGGTGTTGGTCCAAATGAGGTGACTATGGTGAATGTCATCTCAGCTTATTTGCATTATGGAGGGGTTGAGGCGGGTAAGATGCTTCATGGGTTGGTGTTGAAAGTTGGGGTTATGGATTTCGTTCACGTATCCACCAATTTGCTTCATTTGTATTGTCTTAGTGGGTGTTTAAAGGATGCTAGTATGTTGTTTAATGAGATGCCTCAAAAAAATGTGGTTTCCTGGAATGTGATGCTGAATGGGTATACTAAGGCTGGGTTAGTTGATTTAAGTAGAGAGGTTTTTGAACAGATTGCTGATAAAGATGTGGTTTCCTGGGGTACAATCATTGATGGTTATTTGCAAGTGGGGAGGTTGAGTGAGGCTGTAAGAATGTATTCTGAAATGCTATATACTGGGCTGCGTCCTAATGATGTTATGATTGTAGACTTTCTGTCAACATGTGGACAAGTGATGTCTATTTATGAGGGTAGGCAGTTTCATGGTGTAGCAGTGAAGAAGGGTTTTGATATCTTGGACTTTATACAGGCAACAATAGTTCACTTTTATGCAGCTTGCGGGGAAGTTGATCTTGCTCGTTTGCAGTTTGAAGTAGGAAACAAGAACCATGTTGCATGTTGGAATGCCCTAATTGCAGGACTTATTAGAAATAGAAAAATTGATGAGGCGAGACATTTATTCGATCAAATGCCTGCAAGAGATGTTTTCTCGTGGAGCTCCATGATTTCTGGTTATTCACAAAGTGAGCAACCTGATTTGGCTCTTGAGCTTTTTCATGAGATGTTAGCTAATGGCGTAAAACCAAATGAAATAACTATGGTCAGTGTCCTCTCTTCTATTGCTACTTTGGGATCATTTAAAGAAGGTAGATGGGCTCATGATTATATTTGCAAAAACTCCATCCCTTTGAATGACAACTTGAGTGCAGCACTGATTGACATGTATGCCAAATGTGCTAATGTCAATGATGCCTTGGCGGTATTCAATCAAGTTCGAGAGAAAGCAGTTGATGTCTCACCATGGAATGCCATTATTTGTGGCCTGGCAATGCACGGGCACGTGCATTTATCTCTTGATATTTTCTCAGATTTGCGGAGGCGAACCATTAAACCCAATTCAATCACCTTCATTGGAGTCTTAAGTGCATGTTGCCACGCCGGATTGGTGGAGGCCGGTGAACAGCATTTCCAGAGCATGACTAAGTTGTATAATGTAAAACCAAATGTTAAGCACTATGGTTGTATGGTGGATCTTTTTGGCAGAGCAGGAAGGTTGAAAGAAGCTGAAGAGCTAATAAGGAGCATGCCTATGGAGGCAGATACCATCATATGGGGCACATTGTTGGCGGCTTGTAGAACTCATGGTAACACAGAAATAGGAGAAAGGGCTGCAGAGAACCTTGCAAGAGTGGAGCCATCTCATGGTCCTAGTAGGGTCCTTCTGTCTAACATTTATGCAGATGCCGGCAAATGGGATGATGCATTTCTAGTAAGGCAAGCTATGCGAAGTCGAGGATTGACAAGGTCAACTGCATATAGTGGCGTTGTACGATAA